A window of the Cystobacter fuscus genome harbors these coding sequences:
- a CDS encoding NUDIX domain-containing protein, whose amino-acid sequence MTIETLSSKEVYRNRWMTVREDAIRRQDGTSGIYGVVDKPDFALVIPYQHGAFHLVEQYRYPVKGRYLEFPQGSWEEQADAPPETVAAGELQEETGLVAGRMTYLGHIFNAPGYSTQGMHVFLAEELSPGPQRLSAEEGDLLVTRVTVEEFEALVLEGRIKDASSISAYGLLRMKKRLP is encoded by the coding sequence ATGACCATCGAGACGCTCTCTTCGAAAGAGGTCTACCGGAACCGCTGGATGACCGTGCGCGAGGACGCCATCCGCAGACAGGACGGCACGAGCGGCATCTACGGTGTCGTCGACAAGCCGGACTTCGCGCTCGTCATCCCCTACCAGCACGGCGCGTTCCACCTGGTGGAGCAATACCGCTACCCCGTGAAGGGACGCTACCTGGAGTTCCCCCAGGGCTCCTGGGAGGAGCAGGCGGATGCGCCACCCGAGACCGTCGCCGCGGGCGAGCTCCAGGAAGAAACCGGGCTGGTGGCCGGACGCATGACGTACCTCGGGCACATCTTCAACGCCCCCGGGTACTCGACGCAGGGCATGCACGTCTTCCTCGCCGAGGAGCTGTCTCCGGGCCCCCAGCGCCTGTCCGCCGAGGAGGGCGACCTCCTGGTCACCCGGGTCACCGTCGAGGAATTCGAGGCGCTCGTCCTCGAGGGCCGCATCAAGGATGCATCCAGCATCTCGGCCTACGGCCTGCTGCGCATGAAGAAGCGCCTGCCCTGA
- a CDS encoding LysR family transcriptional regulator: MDRVADISLFLRVLDLGSISAAARSLDLSVAVASLRLKRLERDLGVRLLHRTTRRLHPTPEGALLAEQGRPLVEDLEALGDSLRRSGAEVAGTLRVATSASFGRMHVSPLLPAFMARHPRVRLSVHLSDQFVDLVSEGFDLAIRIGALGDSNLVARRIGNNRRVLCASPAYLRRRGTPRSPDDLAAHDCLLLFGAKGRQDTWSLLDASGRGIDVRVRGRLESNFGELLRDAAVAGEGIAIHSIWHIADDLRAGRLRVVLPGYTLPETGIHAVMPQRRMVPPRVRAFVDFLAEHFGDNPPWERALAK; the protein is encoded by the coding sequence ATGGATCGCGTCGCCGACATCAGCCTGTTCCTGCGTGTGCTGGACCTGGGATCGATCAGCGCCGCCGCCAGGAGCCTCGACCTCTCGGTCGCGGTGGCCAGCCTGCGTTTGAAGCGCCTGGAGCGAGACCTGGGTGTGCGCCTGCTGCATCGCACGACCCGCCGCCTGCATCCCACGCCGGAAGGAGCGCTGCTCGCCGAGCAGGGGCGCCCGTTGGTCGAGGACCTCGAAGCGTTGGGAGACAGCCTGCGCCGCTCGGGTGCGGAAGTCGCGGGCACGTTGCGCGTGGCGACGTCGGCCTCGTTCGGGCGCATGCATGTCTCGCCGTTGCTGCCCGCGTTCATGGCGCGGCATCCACGGGTGCGTCTGAGCGTGCATTTGAGCGACCAGTTCGTGGACCTGGTGAGCGAGGGCTTCGACCTCGCGATTCGCATCGGCGCGCTCGGAGACTCCAACCTCGTCGCGCGCCGCATCGGGAACAACAGACGCGTGCTGTGCGCCTCACCCGCCTATCTTCGCCGTCGCGGCACTCCGCGCTCGCCCGACGATCTGGCGGCACATGATTGTCTTTTGCTGTTCGGCGCGAAGGGCCGGCAGGACACCTGGAGCCTGCTCGATGCCTCGGGTCGTGGCATTGACGTGCGCGTGCGAGGACGCCTGGAGAGCAATTTCGGCGAGCTGCTGCGTGATGCCGCCGTCGCCGGCGAGGGCATTGCCATTCATTCCATCTGGCACATCGCGGACGACCTGCGCGCGGGGCGGCTGCGGGTGGTGCTCCCGGGCTACACGCTTCCGGAGACGGGCATCCACGCGGTCATGCCGCAGCGGCGCATGGTGCCGCCGCGTGTGCGCGCCTTCGTCGATTTCCTCGCGGAACATTTCGGCGACAACCCACCGTGGGAGCGCGCCCTGGCGAAGTGA